The following proteins are encoded in a genomic region of Thiomonas sp. X19:
- a CDS encoding prevent-host-death protein, whose amino-acid sequence MHALSELMQLPHAPASDVKKLGWRGMMRTLQREGAVVVTNHDTPEAVILSTEAYTALQRSAQQGAAKTEAKLDALRQRFDARLSALQADDAAERLRAVLGGPATLGGKLKVAPRGG is encoded by the coding sequence ATGCACGCCTTGAGCGAGTTGATGCAGTTGCCGCACGCGCCAGCGTCTGACGTGAAAAAACTCGGCTGGCGCGGCATGATGCGCACCCTGCAGCGCGAGGGGGCCGTGGTGGTGACCAACCACGACACACCCGAGGCCGTCATCCTGTCCACCGAGGCTTACACCGCCTTGCAGCGCAGCGCGCAGCAGGGCGCGGCCAAAACCGAAGCCAAGCTGGACGCGCTGCGGCAGCGCTTCGATGCGCGCCTGTCGGCCTTGCAGGCAGACGATGCGGCTGAGCGCCTGCGTGCCGTGCTGGGTGGCCCGGCGACCTTGGGCGGCAAGCTCAAGGTCGCCCCGCGCGGTGGTTGA
- a CDS encoding winged helix-turn-helix domain-containing protein yields the protein MPSSDPSTPIPKVRLEIKQGTAIGPGKAKLLEALARTGSISAAARDMDMSYRRAWLLASSLNRAFKEPLVEASKGGSGGGGALLTPLGYEVLRRYRRLEQKAMRAIEADMRVFNTLLREGGEAPTDVFADDSAGALDTGHQGAASSPAGNPVEARAGTMVDAPVTTTARPRGRPRKAGGTAG from the coding sequence ATGCCTTCATCCGACCCATCCACCCCCATCCCCAAGGTTCGCCTGGAAATCAAGCAGGGCACGGCCATCGGGCCGGGCAAGGCGAAGTTGCTGGAGGCGCTGGCGCGCACCGGTTCCATCTCGGCGGCGGCGCGCGACATGGACATGAGCTACCGCCGTGCCTGGCTGCTGGCCAGCAGCTTGAACCGCGCGTTCAAGGAGCCGCTGGTGGAGGCGAGCAAGGGCGGCAGCGGTGGCGGCGGGGCGCTGCTCACGCCCCTGGGGTACGAGGTGCTGCGGCGTTACCGGCGCCTGGAGCAAAAGGCCATGCGCGCCATCGAGGCCGATATGCGGGTGTTCAACACCCTGTTGCGCGAAGGCGGCGAGGCGCCGACCGATGTGTTTGCCGACGACTCGGCCGGCGCACTCGACACCGGGCATCAGGGCGCGGCCTCGTCGCCAGCCGGCAACCCTGTTGAAGCCCGGGCCGGTACGATGGTCGACGCGCCCGTCACAACCACAGCGCGTCCCCGCGGCCGCCCGCGCAAGGCGGGTGGCACGGCGGGGTGA
- a CDS encoding AAA family ATPase, producing the protein MTRPALYVLAGVNGAGKSSVGGHLLQRAGLNWFNPDAFARDWVEQTGCDQLTANGMAWQEGMRRIEAALAEARNHAFETTLGGNTMTATIQRAARTHDVLMWYCGLTSPELHIARVQARVAAGGHAIPEAMIRARFLRSRENLLQLMPHLAQLRVYDNSAEAAPDGTVPDPLLLLDMQAGRLRWPTAQDVEALRRTPDWAKPLLEAALQTQA; encoded by the coding sequence ATGACGCGCCCGGCCCTGTACGTTCTTGCCGGCGTGAACGGCGCGGGCAAGAGTTCAGTGGGCGGCCACTTGCTGCAGCGCGCGGGGTTGAACTGGTTCAACCCCGACGCCTTTGCACGCGATTGGGTGGAACAAACCGGCTGCGACCAGTTGACGGCTAACGGCATGGCCTGGCAGGAAGGCATGCGCCGCATCGAGGCAGCCCTTGCCGAGGCGCGCAACCACGCGTTTGAAACCACCCTGGGCGGCAACACCATGACCGCGACGATTCAACGCGCCGCGCGCACCCACGATGTGCTGATGTGGTACTGCGGACTGACCTCGCCCGAACTGCACATCGCCCGCGTGCAGGCGCGCGTTGCGGCAGGCGGGCATGCCATACCCGAAGCCATGATCCGCGCCCGCTTCCTGCGTTCGCGGGAAAACCTGCTGCAGCTCATGCCGCATTTGGCGCAATTGCGCGTGTACGACAACAGCGCCGAGGCGGCCCCTGACGGCACCGTTCCCGACCCGCTTTTGCTGCTCGACATGCAGGCAGGCCGCCTGCGCTGGCCTACAGCGCAGGACGTCGAAGCCCTGCGGCGAACGCCGGACTGGGCCAAGCCGCTGCTGGAAGCGGCGCTGCAAACGCAAGCTTGA